The Oceaniferula flava genome contains the following window.
TGGCACTGACCCGCTGATCGCCCCGATGCCCCCCGAGTGGCGTCAGATTCCAAGCACTCAGCTACGACTCTACAACTATCGCTTCGGTGAAGGCTCCCAGGGAGGGGAAGTTTACGTCAGTCGCGCCCGCGGAGGGGTGCTGCCCAATGTCAACCGCTGGCTCGCTCAGTTTGGTAAACCTGAAATCGATTCGCTCGATGATCTTCCCAAAATTAAAGTTCTCGGCCTGGATGCTGTCGTAGTTTCTGCCTCTGGCCGTTTCGGTGGCGGCATGGGCAAGCCTGCGCAGGAAAATGCCGCCGTGCTCGGTGTCATCGCTGATCATGGCAGCGGACTGCTCACCGTGAAAATGATCGGACCCGCCGATCAAGTCGCTGCAGAGCGCGAAAGAATGCTAAAATTCTGCGAAAGCCTGCGTATCAAGCAATCCGATGCCGAAACCGGCAACTAAGCAGCAATTTCCCAACTCATCAGACACGTGGCAAAACCATCATCTCTCAGCTGGCCGGTCCGGATCTTCCGATTTTTATCTGGCTACGGACTCGCCGTTACCTGCCTGCTTCTGCTGCTTGTGCTCACTTGGCTGAGCACCTTGGAGCAGCCGTTCAAAGGCCTCTACGAAGTGCAGAAGCGTTACTACGATGCCGAAGCATTGTTCGTCACGCCTGACTTGCCGTGGCTGTATTTTGGAGGGAAACAAATCATCATCCCGCTGCCCGGTGCCTACTTGGTCAGCGCGGTATTGTTTGTGAACCTCTTTCTCGGAGGCATCATCCGCATCCGCAAGGGGTGGAAAAACATCGGGGTGATCATTGCCCACTTCAGCATGGTGAGCCTGCTCTTTGCCGGCTTTGTTTCCCACAAATACTCCAAGGAGGGCATCATGTTTGTGATGAAGGGTGATACCTCGGACTACGCCCAGAGCTACACCGAATACACCATCGAAGTGTGTGAAATCGTCGACGGTCAGAAAACCAGACCTTACGTCGTTCAAGCCGAGTATTTGAAAACGCTGGAGCCCGGTGAGACTCGGACGTTCAAGTTCCCCGAGCTGCCGTTCGACATCGAGGTCTCCGACTGGATGAGGAACAGCACGGTGGTCAAAGCTCCACTCGACGACACCAATCCACTGGCCATTGATGGCATGGCGCTGCAGTCGCAGGAAGTCGTTCCCACCGAAGAAGAAAACGCCGCTGGCTGCTACGTCGATGTGCTGCCGAAATCATCCGATGCCAAAGCGTCCAGACTGCTGCTCTACGGGCCGGTTGGCGATGCTGTGACCGCGACGGTGGATGGAAAAATCTACGGCTTCACCCTGGTGCGCGAAATCTGGCCGATGCCATTCCGTGTGCGCCTGGAAGAATCCGAAGGGGAATACTACCCTGGCACCAACAAGCCGAGCTCCTTCATGAGCGTCATCACGCGCCTGGCCGAGAACGAGGAGAACAAGTTCACCATCAAGATGAACGAGCCGATGCGTTACGGCGGCTACACTCTCTATCAAGCACGCTGGTCCGGCGAGACCGAGCGGCCGCAATCTGGCTTCGCCATCGTCAAAAACCCATCCGATCAGTGGCCGAAATACAGTCTCTACATTTCCATGCTGGGACTGTTCATCCACTTTGGCGTGAAGCTGTGGTCGTTCATTCTGCAGTCCGCAAAACGTCAGGGCCAGGGGCCAAAGGAAGGCGCTCCGAAAAACGCGTAAGTTAACCATTTCTGTGACCATGCAAGAAAACGAAATTCACTACCGCAAGCAACGCTCCAAGATGGGACGTTGGGCAGCCTTCATCCTCGTGCTGCTCTTCCTCGGCGGCTACGGGCTCTACACCATGCGGAAAAATGTGGTGTCTGCCAAGCCTGCCGAGATCGAGGGCTACCAAGTCTGGAAAGACAAGGCGCTTGATGCCTCCCGCGATATTGCGGTGCAGGACGGCGGTCGAATCAAACCTTTTTCCACCTGGGCCGGGTTCACCATGCTGAAGCTCCACGGCGCACGCAGCATGAAGATTTCAGTCGATGGCGAGAAGGTTAAGCTAGGGCCTGAAGCGGTGTTGTTAGACTGCTTGTTCCGCCCGGAGATGGCCAAGGACTTGCCTATTTTCCGCATCGACGACGCTAATGTCATCACCACCCTGGCCACTCACGACCTTCCTGAGGAGGTGCGTCGCGCGTCGGGGATCGATGATGCTTCCCTGGAGGCCGCGGTGAAGGAGCTGGAGAAGAAGAAAAACCGTCGCGATCGATACAGTTACAACGAGCTGGAACCTATCGCCCCCGCCTTGCTTGCCAAGGTGCAACAGATCCGCAAGAACCAGCCTGAGAAAGCCAAGATGACATCCGATCACCGTCGCACTGTGGACTTGGGTGAAAAAGTCTGGATGTTCATGCAGCTGATTTACCACATGGACTTCGCCAGAGCGGATGTCGAGATTAAGGAAGGCACTCCGGTGGTCGATAAGAAAAGTATGCAGCGCATGAGCTACTGGATTCGGTCCTTTCCTCTGCTCGCCGATGCGGTGCGCCAGATGGACCCGACCGGGCAGAAGCTGCCGCCGCATTTACGCAGTCTGTTTTCGGACCTTGAACTACGCATGCGCCGCTCGTCCGAAAACATCAACATCCTGCCACCTTACGAAGAAGACGAAAAAGTCTGGCTCCCCGTGGGCAAACGCATCGAGAAAGTGGTCAGTGGCAATCGCGAACACGCCGATGAGCTGATCGCCGATATGGAGATGCTGGAAGACGCCACCATCGCCCTGCGGGAAAAAGGTCAGAGTGCCTTTGCCGACGAGCTCAACGAGTGGAAAAAATCGGTGCACGGGCGCATTGGCAAAGACGCCACTTCCAAGCTCTCTACTGAGGTGGCTTATGCCAAGATGGATTACTTCTTCCGCTCGCTGGTGATCTTTATCTTCGCTTTCATCCTTATCATGTTCGGCTGGCTGGCACCACGCAGTCTGGGTGCGAAGATTTGTAACATCCTGGCCGCTGGCTTGGCGGTGATCGCACTCGCATTGATGATTGCAGGAATCACGCACCGCTGCATCATCATGGAGCGTTCGCCGGTGGGGAACCTCTACGATACCATCCTGTTCATCGCCACCACCGGAGTGCTGGTGCTGCTTCTTGTCGAGCTGATGACACGCCGCGCGGTGGCTCTCGGTCTTGCTGTTTTCATGGGGCTGGCCTGCATGTTCTTGGCTCGCCGTTACGAAATTGGTGACGCCAAAGACCATATGGATCCTCTGGTGGCGGTGTTGAAATCGAACTTCTGGTTGTCGACCCACGTGGTCACGGTGACCATCGGTTACATGGGAGGACTCGCTGCGGCGGGGCTCTCGGTGATCTATCTTTTCGCTCGGGTGTTGGGCATCGACGAAGGAGATGCCAAGTTCCGCCGTGCGATGACTCGCATTGCCTACGGCATGGTTTGTTTCACCCTCTTCTTCAGTCTGATTGGCACCGTGTTAGGTGGTATTTGGGCCAACGATTCCTGGGGCCGCTTCTGGGGCTGGGATCCCAAGGAAAACGGAGCTTTGATGATCGTGCTCTGGTGCCTGGTGGTGCTACACGCCCGCCTCGCCGGTTACCTGCGCGAGTGGGGCATCCACATCGCCGCTGTGTTCGGAGCAAACATCGTCGCCTTCTCCTGGTGGCACGTGAATTCACTCAGCACCGGGTTGCACTCCTACGGATTCATCGATGGCCTCGGTGTGATCTGGGGCTTCTACGGCCTAATGACCGGCGTCTGCCTCATGGGCATGATCGCCGCGGTAGTGACCAGAGCGAACAAGCCGATTAATCAGAGTTTGGAAGCTGGTTAGGGCTTCGATTTCGCTTTGATGGTGTAGGGACGCGGATGGCGTTGCCCGGCAGCATGAGGCTATGCTGCCCTACCTCCTAGCTTCGCTACGGGGGTTAGACGAGTTTTTCGGCGATGGCGTCGACTAAGAGGATGCCGGTGTTAATCAGGCGGAGCTTGCCGTCCTTGATTTCTGCCAGTTCGTTCTCGATCAGGGTGTCTACTTCGCCTTCTGGAGAGCCTTCGAGGTAGTGATCCGGCAGGCCTTCCGTGGTGCGCAGCAGGAGGGCGATGCGCTCGATGCGATACGCTTCGGCATCGATAATTTCCTCCTCGCGCTTGGCGTGGCCCACGGTGTTGATGGCGTGGATGTAGCCGGCGGTGTCAGGGAGATTGCGCCAGCGCCGATCGCCAACGGTCGCGACCGCCGAAGGTCCGAGGCCGAGGTAATCGATCCCCTGCCAGTAACTTTGATTGTGCCGCGACTCCATACCGGGTTGCGCGTAGTTAGAGGTTTCGTAGTGCAGGAAACCGGCGGCCGTCAGGGTGTCGTGGGCTTGCTGGAATTGGACCGCATTGGTGTCTTCGCTCTGTGCGTAGTCACCTTGGGTTAGTTTTTCAATGAACTCGGTGTCCTCCTCGTAGGTGAGGTTGTAGGCGGAAATGTGGTCGGGCTTCAGTGCCACCGCCGTGTCCAGGCTATGTTGCCAATCGGCGTTGCTGAGGCCGGGGATGGAGAACATCAGATCGATGTTGATTTCGTCCATGCCGGCATCGCGTAGGATTCTCACCGATTCGGCGGCCTGCTCAGGGTTGTGTTCACGGCCGAGGGTTTTCAGCACATGATCGTTAAAGGACTGGATCCCCAGCGATGTCCGGTTGACTCCGAGTTCTTTGAATAGGGCGGCTTTGTTGGGGCCGAAGGTGGCAGGATTCGCCTCCATCGTGATGTGAGTGTTTTCTAACGGTAGCGTCCGGTGGAAGCCTTCGAAAAGCTCTGTGAGATGTTTCGGCGATAGCATCGATGGCGTGCCGCCGCCGAGGTAGAGGGTGTCGATGGGTGGCAGGCTGCTAGAAGACGCTGTCTCTTTCGCCTCGTGCAGGATGGCACGGATAAACGCCTGGATATCGGTATCCCCGGGCGTGTGTTTGTAGAAGGAGCAGTAGGGACAGATCCGGTGACAAAAAGGGATGTGGACGTAGAGAATCAAACTTTGTGATTTAAGTCCCAATAACCAAGGGGGAGATGGCTTGCACAGCTGGTAGTGAGCTCGTCTCTGCCGGGTCTAGATGGTCATCGCGGAAAATCCGCCATCAATGACGATCTCTGAGCCGGTGATGAATGAGGACGCGGCGTTGGATGCCAGCAGCAGAGTTGCACCGGTGAGCTCATTGGCCATGCCGAAGCGTGACATTGGCGTGTGGCGAAGGATTTCCAGTGCGCGTGTTTCATCGCCTTTTTGGGAAGCCTGGGCGGATGGGAAGAAGCCGGGGACCAGGGTGTTTACACGGATATCGTGCTCGGCCCACTCGCGCGCGAGGTTCTTGCTGAGGTTATGCACCGCGGCCTTGGCGGCGGAGTAGGTGAACAGACCAGAGATGGGCATCTTTCCTGCCATCGATCCCATGTTGATGATGCTGCTGGGCTCGTGACGTTTGATGAAGTAATCACCGAAGATCTGGCAAGCACGGAACACGCTGTGGAAGTTGATGTCCATAAGGCGGGCGTATTCCTCTTCGTCAATCTCGAGGAAAGGAGTGCCGGAGCCAAGACCGGCACCATTGACGAGGATATCTACTTTTCCAGAGCGGGAAACCACCTCGGAGAGAAGGTCCTCGAGGTCGCTGCGCTTGCTGACATCGGCTTGGTAAAACCACGACTTGCCACCGATCTCATCGATCGCGGCGAGCTTTTCAATCGCGCTTTCGGGATTCCGTCCGACGAGGATGACCTCGGCTCCCGCCTGAGCGAGGGCGATGCCCATGCAGCCGCAAAGATTGCCTGTGCCGCCGATGACCACGGCGACCTGGCCCTTGAGATTGTAGAGTGAATTAAGAAAGTCCATGGTGTTCTAAATGTTCGGAAAGTGAGATGAGAGAATGGCGGAATCGGGTGTAGGGACTGAGGGTTCCATTTCGAAATCCCTCATGCCACCTGCCATTTTGAAATTAGATTTTCTTCTGAATCATCGCATTGCTGCGGAGGCGTTTCATCCAGCGGTCATGCTTGGCCTTGTTCTTGCGAGCGCGGACGCGGGACTCGATGACCTTGCGCACCTTGCTGAGAGGAGGCACTGGGCCGTAGCGTTTTTTATCGACGCGCACGATGGTAAACCCGCGCCCGTCTTCAAGTGGCCCGAGCACCTTGCCTTCGGGGGTTTCCATGAGGATAGAGGCGAAGGCGGGTGAGAGATCGGTGCGTTTCTGATTGACGATCTTACCTCCGTCTTCGGCGTAGGAGTCGGCAGAGTATTCTTTGGCCAGAGTGGCAAAGTCCTCTCCCTTTTTCAGACGGTCAACGATGCTTTCAGCAAGTTCCAGCTGCACCTTGGGGGTGACCAGTGCATTGCTGGGGTCATTTTTGAGAATGTAAATCTTGTGGTAGTCCATGGCATCGCCTGACTGATCACGCATTTTCAGCTTATGGCGGTTGTACTCTGCCTGCACTTCGCTGGGCAGTGGAGGCACGGCATTTTTGAACTGTTGGGCACGCATCGCCTGAACGATCAGCTTTTTCTCAGTCTCTTTGCGGTGTTGGGATGGGGTGACGCCTGCTTCCTTGAGCGACTTGTTGAATTCTCTGCGGCTGTTGTTATAAAGTTCGCGCACTTGGCGATCGATCTCGGAGTCGATGGCGTGGGCTGGGATGCTGCCTTTGATGGAGTGCTTGAATTCCGACAGGATGAGCTCGCGCTCGATCAGGTTTTCAAGGATTTCGCCGCGGGCTTTGGAGAGCAGCTGGTTGTATTGAGTGCCTTTTCGTGGCATGGCTGCATCGAGCTGCTGGCGGTAGGGCGTGAGGTGGTAATTGACCTCATTGATCGTGATCACCGAACCATTCACCTTGGCAGCAATGCCGGTGACTTGACGAGCATCCGCCGTGACGGCGAGCATGGGGAGAAGGGCGGCAATGACGAAGAGTCGCTGAATGAATTTCATAACTTAGGAAAATGTGGGGGTCGATTTCGTGAGGACACGAATAGTGTGCGAAATATTGCGCCGTCTGGCAAGGATTCATCAAATAGACGGCATGAAGACCATGATTTGTTCAAATTATATCGATCTTAACATTTCCAATGTCTCTGCCAATTTTTCTTCCGGAGTGATCGATTTCAAGCGGGGAAATCGCTTGCCGGTGAGGAAAATATATTCGCCGTTGCGCGTTAGCATCAGGCGTTGTTCGCGGATTTCCACAGTGGAAATTCCGGCCGCCGCCGCGGCGAGTT
Protein-coding sequences here:
- a CDS encoding cytochrome c biogenesis protein ResB, which codes for MAKPSSLSWPVRIFRFLSGYGLAVTCLLLLLVLTWLSTLEQPFKGLYEVQKRYYDAEALFVTPDLPWLYFGGKQIIIPLPGAYLVSAVLFVNLFLGGIIRIRKGWKNIGVIIAHFSMVSLLFAGFVSHKYSKEGIMFVMKGDTSDYAQSYTEYTIEVCEIVDGQKTRPYVVQAEYLKTLEPGETRTFKFPELPFDIEVSDWMRNSTVVKAPLDDTNPLAIDGMALQSQEVVPTEEENAAGCYVDVLPKSSDAKASRLLLYGPVGDAVTATVDGKIYGFTLVREIWPMPFRVRLEESEGEYYPGTNKPSSFMSVITRLAENEENKFTIKMNEPMRYGGYTLYQARWSGETERPQSGFAIVKNPSDQWPKYSLYISMLGLFIHFGVKLWSFILQSAKRQGQGPKEGAPKNA
- a CDS encoding SDR family NAD(P)-dependent oxidoreductase, producing MDFLNSLYNLKGQVAVVIGGTGNLCGCMGIALAQAGAEVILVGRNPESAIEKLAAIDEIGGKSWFYQADVSKRSDLEDLLSEVVSRSGKVDILVNGAGLGSGTPFLEIDEEEYARLMDINFHSVFRACQIFGDYFIKRHEPSSIINMGSMAGKMPISGLFTYSAAKAAVHNLSKNLAREWAEHDIRVNTLVPGFFPSAQASQKGDETRALEILRHTPMSRFGMANELTGATLLLASNAASSFITGSEIVIDGGFSAMTI
- a CDS encoding peptidylprolyl isomerase, translated to MKFIQRLFVIAALLPMLAVTADARQVTGIAAKVNGSVITINEVNYHLTPYRQQLDAAMPRKGTQYNQLLSKARGEILENLIERELILSEFKHSIKGSIPAHAIDSEIDRQVRELYNNSRREFNKSLKEAGVTPSQHRKETEKKLIVQAMRAQQFKNAVPPLPSEVQAEYNRHKLKMRDQSGDAMDYHKIYILKNDPSNALVTPKVQLELAESIVDRLKKGEDFATLAKEYSADSYAEDGGKIVNQKRTDLSPAFASILMETPEGKVLGPLEDGRGFTIVRVDKKRYGPVPPLSKVRKVIESRVRARKNKAKHDRWMKRLRSNAMIQKKI
- the hemW gene encoding radical SAM family heme chaperone HemW, with protein sequence MILYVHIPFCHRICPYCSFYKHTPGDTDIQAFIRAILHEAKETASSSSLPPIDTLYLGGGTPSMLSPKHLTELFEGFHRTLPLENTHITMEANPATFGPNKAALFKELGVNRTSLGIQSFNDHVLKTLGREHNPEQAAESVRILRDAGMDEINIDLMFSIPGLSNADWQHSLDTAVALKPDHISAYNLTYEEDTEFIEKLTQGDYAQSEDTNAVQFQQAHDTLTAAGFLHYETSNYAQPGMESRHNQSYWQGIDYLGLGPSAVATVGDRRWRNLPDTAGYIHAINTVGHAKREEEIIDAEAYRIERIALLLRTTEGLPDHYLEGSPEGEVDTLIENELAEIKDGKLRLINTGILLVDAIAEKLV
- a CDS encoding cytochrome c biogenesis protein, with the translated sequence MQENEIHYRKQRSKMGRWAAFILVLLFLGGYGLYTMRKNVVSAKPAEIEGYQVWKDKALDASRDIAVQDGGRIKPFSTWAGFTMLKLHGARSMKISVDGEKVKLGPEAVLLDCLFRPEMAKDLPIFRIDDANVITTLATHDLPEEVRRASGIDDASLEAAVKELEKKKNRRDRYSYNELEPIAPALLAKVQQIRKNQPEKAKMTSDHRRTVDLGEKVWMFMQLIYHMDFARADVEIKEGTPVVDKKSMQRMSYWIRSFPLLADAVRQMDPTGQKLPPHLRSLFSDLELRMRRSSENINILPPYEEDEKVWLPVGKRIEKVVSGNREHADELIADMEMLEDATIALREKGQSAFADELNEWKKSVHGRIGKDATSKLSTEVAYAKMDYFFRSLVIFIFAFILIMFGWLAPRSLGAKICNILAAGLAVIALALMIAGITHRCIIMERSPVGNLYDTILFIATTGVLVLLLVELMTRRAVALGLAVFMGLACMFLARRYEIGDAKDHMDPLVAVLKSNFWLSTHVVTVTIGYMGGLAAAGLSVIYLFARVLGIDEGDAKFRRAMTRIAYGMVCFTLFFSLIGTVLGGIWANDSWGRFWGWDPKENGALMIVLWCLVVLHARLAGYLREWGIHIAAVFGANIVAFSWWHVNSLSTGLHSYGFIDGLGVIWGFYGLMTGVCLMGMIAAVVTRANKPINQSLEAG